The genomic interval TACTCCTCCTCCCCATCCTTCTCATCGTCATCCACATTATCCTCCTGcccctcctcctcatcatcatctaCATTATCCTTTTCCTTCTCCTcccctcctcctcctcctcctcctcatcatcatcatcatcatcaccatcaccagcGCCACcgccaccacaaccaccaccaccaccaccaccaccaccaccaccatcacctgcatcatcaccattatcatcattatcattatcatcatcatcatcatcatcatcaccatcatcatcatcatcatcatcatcatcatcatcatcatcatcatcaccatcatcatcatcatcatcatcatcatcatcatcgtcagcagcagcaccagcagcgGCGGCAGCAGcgacaatataataataataatcatcatcatcatcgtcatcatcatcatcatcagcagcagcagcagcagcagcagcagcagcaccatcatcatcatcatcatcagcagcagcagcggcagcGACAGTataatcaccatcatcatcattattgtcgtcgtcgtcctcatcatcatcatcatcatcatcatcatcagcagcagcagcagcagcagcagcagcagcagaagcagcatcAGAAgcagcatcagcatcagcagcagcagcagcatcagaagcagcatcagcagcagcagatcagcagcagcatcaacatcagaagcagcagcagcataatcatcataatcatcattatCGTCGCCTTCgtactatcatcatcatcatcatcatcatcatcatcatcatcatcatcatcatcatcatcatcatcatttccaATGGTGCATAAGAACACAACAGAGAACGAGTTAAGTGCATAGTTTATTCATAAATGAATCAACCATCATTATGTTAATAAGTTCTAAATGAGAAATGCAATGTACAAAGACTCTCGAAGATAGTTAATATACATTATCAACAAATAAGTAcgaaaaatcaaaatataaaatatatgacaaatGAAACTGTTTTCATAACATATATGACAGTGCAATATGATCATCAATGGTTGTGAAGTTTGGGTACAGAAAAACACAGCAACGtttcaacaaatacacagttcatTGCTAATAGCTACTACATGGTTTATGGTAATTCATTGGCTTAACAACAAGGGTTATCAtatatttcaaagcaaactagAATTTTACTGAAACATGGGGATActgttattttgatatattcattttaaagtaaattcttGACGTTGATTTTGAATCAGAATAATTGAATTGAAGATAGTAAACATTAACggtatatgaaaatatacacgcctttttattaattcataCTTTATGATCTATCAATCTACGTGTATGCCAAGTTACAATCCGTTTTATAACTATTTATGGAAGTGTCCTTTATAAGTCAATGAAAATACCGCATATGCCTTTATGAAAATTGCACATCAGTCAATTTAATATAAGGAACTCTATCTCCAATACAAACTACTGCAACATTACTTAAGGTATTCCACCCACAATGTCTGGAAAGCAAAGACACATTGgaatcatttataaacatttatgagcattaaatggaaatgtatttgacaaaataatttacattgttttttttattaatttggtcacgaaaagtgaaagaaaaaatggCTCTTCACGTTCATTTTCAGGGTAAAATATAGAACAAAAGTATGTGCATGATTTCCCCAGATATTTCTCGCTGTTTTAGATACAGGGCCTCATAATGACTGTCATTAACATATTTGATTTCAGTATCAATGTCATATGTCAAAACTATCAACACAATAGACGataaaaataatacagtatGCTAATTTTACCCATCTTCTTTACCGTAAatcacacacatacaaacaactAGGTTGTCGTTCAGTAACCTTAGTTGTCAATTTTATATTCTGTCTAATGAACAGGCAGTATTCCTCAAGTTTTCCAAATACATTCTATTCAGTAAATCAGCCGTTATTGATTAGAATCATTTGAAGcggtaaatataaaaaaatggtaGTAGGTTGATTACACAATATTATGAAGACCACTTAAAAAGTTAAAGATTGTTATATTGGCTGTGCGACTGTGCCGcagcaaactattttttttaaattgtcgaCCACTAAACAACCAAAGTACGACTTACACAACACATTCTCAAAAGTAACGTAAACGTAAGGATAATACAtctataacaataaaataaatattaaataaatgcagATCTATGGTAAAAATGGAACAATGAAGTAAAAAAACCCCACAATGCATCAACTCATACatcatttcaatgcaatactttCAAGTATTTCTAAAGTTAATCATGTACAGCCTATTCAGAGGAACAGGCATCTGTGTTATACGctttatattttcttctttcaaaTCTGTAGTGAATggttataaagaaaatatttattttttggcgttatgaaaaaaatctacacgaaatgttgaaaatcaataatttctgtacatgtatatttgtattaaacaattttatataatgtcCACATTTTGGGATCGACTTTTCGTTAATTACGATCTCAAACCTAAGATCTACGGCAATTTTGATCAAACCAAAAAACACGTATTCTTTAAATTTTagttaatatacatgtatgcaaattTTTCAGTCTTTATAAAAGTTGTCTTGGCGTAGTAAAAAGATTCACACGTAAATGATTCCTAACGTTCAGGAGCGATATTCATAAAACcccttaagtcatttcctaattTAAATAACCTTCCTAATTTTAATATCTCtttagtcatatgaaataaaaaaaataaagattttccAAAATACttctattattttcattgacctatatgaaataaaaacatacttttatgttaaaaacacttatatatttcttttaaattgactATGAAAATTATAAGAAATCGAATacagttaggaaatgacttaagacgCTTTATGAATATAGCCCAGGCTTATATGCGGATAGCTGACATAGTTTTGTtatgtaaaaaacacacaacaaattgATGATTCTTAACATTCTAAAAATACGCACACAATTGATACGGACTGGTTCATATTATGCATAACAACTAAATCAGAAtgtatttgtgttcattttcaaaatgaacatatattatttcatcTACAACACATATCTATGTATACCTTGAAGTtctattttaaaactgtaaGTTCATCTCAATATAAcactatgtatttattttcatatcacgGTTTTTAAATTTCGCTGTCTATTCTAACGGTGCAATCTAAATTCTACTGGCAAATTTGTGTCAAACTCAAGTTAACTGAACACATCTGCGCATGCGTGAAGAAATTGACGTTAACGCATCGGATTCCATTCGTCGGCGTCCTATATTTAGTAGGATTTAACCGTCAAACTTCATGTAGCGTAACGTCACTCCGACTTACCGTCCGCAACGCATGACGTCAgcaagaaaatgacgtcacatgacGTCATACGTTACACCAAACAGCGTAAGTCGGGATTGTGGTGTTTACAATAGAGTACAAACAGAACTATGGAAGCAATcccaaatgaaaacataaacaatttgaCTGTGATAATTTTACAACATTAATAACGTTCTGCCCTTGAACATGTTAACTTCCAAATATTGGTGCGTTTTACAGTCCAAATTCTTATTTCTAAGTTCTAAGCATGAAAAGGCTTATCAGATGAATAGTGCATTACAGTGTTACTAAATGTAGtgttgttcaaaatgttttcattacaaTACGAAACGCCTTTATCTATAAGTGTATCAATATAAATTCACCGTTTTTAAACTTGAGTCAAATTGTTTCCATATTCATAGTGGGTGCCTCTAAATCTAAATTTCTACATTGTTTATGTTCAATATTATGCTatgttcaatattgttttaccaAAAGCGAGCAACACAATAATACTGTTGAACACTAATTTAATGATTTCTTAATAGTCTGAAGGAACTGGTTTAAGAacgatattttttaataaaatacaaaaaaaaacacattggcgtttaataaaaacatatacgcTTTTCTATGTTAAAGTGTCCGAAAATTGTTATCCGAAAAAATTTGAAACGAtaagaaaaatacaatgtttgaaaTACTTCCGTGGTTTTggctatataattatgtgacaCATCTATAACATTAAATGAGATCAATTCAAACATTGTAGTTTAATTGGAAACTTTGAAATGAAATCCATTCTGTTCAGAGGCATTTGTCCTTAAAAGGCGGGAAAATGAGGAAAAGTGAGAAAATACAACTGTGGTCATTGAACTATGaacaaattgatataaattCATCACTATCGTAGTGAAATCATTATCGAAGTGAAATGCTCAAACAGCATCAATGGTATACGCCTCATTAGTAAGTTTGGACATCGCCACTgtccatttatttcattatgttgAAAGGATGTGTCCACTGTCCAATGTTCAATGACCATACGTGTTCACCAGGGTCCCGTTTCAATTAAGATCGTAAGGATTAAGATCGTAAATTTCCCGGCGTTACCTCGTCTTTGGCGTGAACTATGTTTTAACAGAAAACTTTcatacattcggaactccttggccattttttatcgtatggaaaataacctcggatgtttATGGACagtacaatgtcagaaatcggtacgCTTTAACTACGCttcaagtagatcgcgtagtaatctcaatttagcagttaaacttaatgactaaactcttgggaatcttacttaagtttgcaataatacacttcactgacaatcagtTTAATCTTAGATCTTCAAATACAAGctgaaacactacatttaattaataatataattcaaaattttacgatctactttaactgatgtaccgccAAACACCCGATGATGTATTCGATAAAAaaggccgaggagctccgaatgactATCGTTATGACATTTATCGAATATATTCTACCCGTAACTTGGGGGTGTATCCGGGTCATCTTAAAGCAGCGTAATTTTAACGACTGtgatatcttattgaaatggGACCCTGGTACTAATGGTAAACACttgtaatattaaataacataaagcatattaaagctgcactctcacagattgaacgttttgacaacttttttattttttgtcttcgaacgagccatttttgcgaaatccatggaaaccaattatataagactgctgacaaaaaaatagatcgaagatttttatatttcagttcaaaaaatgatgtttaatgcatttttcttaaaccgttactaaattcggtttaagccataaaacattaattttcgaacggaaatatgaaaatcttcgatctgagtttttgtcagcaatcttatatcattggtttgcagatatttacgcaaaaatttcctctttcctagacaaaaaataaaaaaagttgtaaacatggtaaatatgtgagagtgaagcttaaATGCAAGCTTAACAAAACAGCATTGGTCCCTTTCACACTTAAACACTTACATACTAGTATATGTAGGATAGTATACAGTAAGTGTACGTTAGTTATACATATACGCAGACAGACCACTCACacatttgttataatatgtATACTCCTCCCCTATGCAACCTTCTAACGTATTGATATGGTTGTGTATAGTGCATATTTTGTTACATAGTTTCAGGTAGgccaaaatatttacaaatatatatatttcttgttccTTGTCAGTATCATATCTAACGGCTTTAgtgtttcatttgaattgtTTACATTCTCATACGCTTTTATCACCAAGAAAGATGTATCATaatttaaagttcaaaaattgactattttttttagtttatttaaagtCAATAACTTTCTTGATGCACAAATGAtcacactttttttaaagatgtttgTTGCAAATCGTTTATTTTATGCTGAAAAAcaacttaattttaaataaaaagcattttttaaaaaaaggctcAAAGCGTGTATGCAATGCAtcattaattaacaaaacatttttgccgttttattttgactgaatgaagaaacatatatattgtcattttgGCATCTAGGCGTCCATATCGCTTGcatgttttccatttttacaatacaaaacGTATTTACTCTCTTTTCTAAATAACATAagcattgtttcaatattctatacaaatatgtttcgCTTATTTAACCCAACAAATCAATAATTTCTATCATtgtgatttaaataaacttatgGTACATTTACCATATTAAAAAGCACATTGAGATAGGAAAGTAAAACACTATAATTATAATGGAATAGTTTTGACCAGAAAGGAACACAGTTCGCACCCAATCGGAACACATCGGCTATTATCCAACAgaatctcgaagcttgccggagatagCCGAGTTGTAACGATTGAGATCGAGATCGCACCAAGCAGAACCGAGTCttatagtaaatatattttctctGCGTAaacaatatgacgtcataattttgTATTACTAAATATAGAACTGCGATTCCTGTTGTATGATTTACTTATCAGATCATGGATGCTTAAAGGAAATTAACTATTCTTTTtctgtaaaacataattaatatgatGCCAAAAACTGTACTATAATACTCTGTTCTGCTAGCCTCTGTTCAcctataaaacataatattgtttgttgttaactttaatctGCATCGACATAAAAGCAGAAAAAATATGACTAGCATTTTACTATAATTACAAACAGTTTATATACAATCACAAACGTTTCCATATGACGTCAAATCAACATCACGCGCAATATGACGTCATACCGATGACCTATTTATACTTCCGTTTCTGAGACACTGGAATGAATTACACCATTCGGAATGCCTTTGTCATTTTCGATAAGCTCTTTCAGTTCCGCTTGCGTTTTCTCGCTAAGATAGTGTTGTTGAGCCTTTAAAATGGCGAGGATTTTTCGCACGGTTAGTCAGACGTTAGAATTATCGTCTGAAATCTGATTTGTGGCGTGTTTGAAGAGCGGTTTGTTCCGGTAATGATGCCACAACTGTACAATCAGTTCAGAAACAAGGACGTCATTCGCATTCTTGCCGACCAGTCTTAACACAAATATACCATCTTGGCGCAAATATTGTTCACAAAATTTGACCGCCATCTTTTTGTCCAATTCTGACTTGTAACAATCATTTACTCTTAGGAATTTCTTCATATAACGTATCCTATGCTGACGGAAGATCATTATGTAGGTCCAAACCAGAAAATTGGCCGTACTAAGCACGGAAACCGCTACTAACCAAAACCAGACGAACATAAAGATCTTTTCGTTAAACAAATTAATCGGCAATACACATTGAACGCTATATTGTTGAACGTTCCGTAACTGCCGTATGCTGAAATCACACATCGTGACACGTGGAAATCGCGGGCTTTCTTCAAAGTCCTCACCACGTGACAACTTTCCCATTATCTCAAATCCGTACGCGTTGTAGTTCGTACCTAAAAACTCGTTTAGTATAAACAACTGTCCCACGGCGTTAGTCATGTATAGCAActtaataaacatgtacatagtCACTAAGTAGTTGCCATAGCGCTTGCCGCACACTATACAACAGAATTTTGAGATCGTTTGACGGATTCGGATGAAGCATCCACTCCGGTATTCGCGGGCGTTTTCCAACCACCGGTCCATGTAGCGGACGATATGCTTTATCGTCCTCTCCCTATCTTCCGGTGAGATGTATTGGGTTTCCGCCGCTAACGTCACTATCTTGTCCAAGTTGACGCCCGCGGACGCTGTCAATATCCGCCACAAGATGCACGGAATCTGAAATATACAATAGAAAACATCCAAACTCAACTTCTATATTTGTCAATCGATGGCTGGACCTTCTTAgcagaacatacatgtatttaaacaaagacTAGCTTGATGCTTTAAGACAGCCACCCGTcgttagaatacaacctacatttacagccaatgaatttgcagaaaggcaatcattaagtactaggcttaattattaagaattttcCATTTCGCGGTTGTTTAAAGGTCCGCTTACTGCCACTCATCTGATACACAATCCCTGTGTCAGATCTTGTGTTGGCAATgagtcagccaatgaggttgtattctaagtcagttagatgacctaaATTAATCTTATTGATTAAGAAGGGCCCGTTtactacgctcactccgcccattcttaatcctcaagattttaattcatgtcatatttaatcaaattagTCTTATTTGGTACTTCTTGGTCATTGTCcacattaagattttttttagcGACGGGGTCTAGGTTAACAAA from Mya arenaria isolate MELC-2E11 chromosome 7, ASM2691426v1 carries:
- the LOC128239889 gene encoding innexin unc-9-like isoform X3; amino-acid sequence: MFLLDSVLGSFATYARLKGRYDDDWIDRLNHLYTTIIFIIFTIIVSTKQYVGEPIHCWCPAEFTDAMVDYTNNVCWVSNTYFVHFDHDIPKYDYTKKETEIGYYQWVPMILLFQALLFKIPCILWRILTASAGVNLDKIVTLAAETQYISPEDRERTIKHIVRYMDRWLENAREYRSGCFIRIRQTISKFCCIVCGKRYGNYLVTMYMFIKLLYMTNAVGQLFILNEFLGTNYNAYGFEIMGKLSRGEDFEESPRFPRVTMCDFSIRQLRNVQQYSVQCVLPINLFNEKIFMFVWFWLVAVSVLSTANFLVWTYIMIFRQHRIRYMKKFLRVNDCYKSELDKKMAVKFCEQYLRQDGIFVLRLVGKNANDVLVSELIVQLWHHYRNKPLFKHATNQISDDNSNV
- the LOC128239889 gene encoding innexin unc-9-like isoform X1, whose product is MKFTPKWKNSNKRLRVRTGEAMHEYSKLDSVLGSFATYARLKGRYDDDWIDRLNHLYTTIIFIIFTIIVSTKQYVGEPIHCWCPAEFTDAMVDYTNNVCWVSNTYFVHFDHDIPKYDYTKKETEIGYYQWVPMILLFQALLFKIPCILWRILTASAGVNLDKIVTLAAETQYISPEDRERTIKHIVRYMDRWLENAREYRSGCFIRIRQTISKFCCIVCGKRYGNYLVTMYMFIKLLYMTNAVGQLFILNEFLGTNYNAYGFEIMGKLSRGEDFEESPRFPRVTMCDFSIRQLRNVQQYSVQCVLPINLFNEKIFMFVWFWLVAVSVLSTANFLVWTYIMIFRQHRIRYMKKFLRVNDCYKSELDKKMAVKFCEQYLRQDGIFVLRLVGKNANDVLVSELIVQLWHHYRNKPLFKHATNQISDDNSNV
- the LOC128239889 gene encoding innexin unc-9-like isoform X2; translation: MTHGFHHHHHGLLDSVLGSFATYARLKGRYDDDWIDRLNHLYTTIIFIIFTIIVSTKQYVGEPIHCWCPAEFTDAMVDYTNNVCWVSNTYFVHFDHDIPKYDYTKKETEIGYYQWVPMILLFQALLFKIPCILWRILTASAGVNLDKIVTLAAETQYISPEDRERTIKHIVRYMDRWLENAREYRSGCFIRIRQTISKFCCIVCGKRYGNYLVTMYMFIKLLYMTNAVGQLFILNEFLGTNYNAYGFEIMGKLSRGEDFEESPRFPRVTMCDFSIRQLRNVQQYSVQCVLPINLFNEKIFMFVWFWLVAVSVLSTANFLVWTYIMIFRQHRIRYMKKFLRVNDCYKSELDKKMAVKFCEQYLRQDGIFVLRLVGKNANDVLVSELIVQLWHHYRNKPLFKHATNQISDDNSNV